A genomic window from Misgurnus anguillicaudatus unplaced genomic scaffold, ASM2758022v2 HiC_scaffold_29, whole genome shotgun sequence includes:
- the LOC141362738 gene encoding Fc receptor-like protein 5, giving the protein MYSEEKLSFSHVSSMKEESAAGSTAGIKMIQTSSKIISSFTQSDLLLSLMQVNTPVEEQRPENHDTHTSVMQNISVVGLKCEIDNQYRNCRYLWYKDTTEVFNSEYYTINRDSVFYSLAGSKPKPKLTSDTEGSVLTDNTVTLKCHIDQSTGWKFYWYNNTQNSEKTTTETNSYTIDSVKVSDGGQYWCRAGRGNPNYYTDYSDGLWINVKENLKPVVSVDPDTQLFKGETVTLRCDIQNTGDTEWTYSWTVEKTNTNNIITQCNTQECKINNIQQTDSDKYTCRGKIREQYTEMSDAVTLTVSSDKPQTVLSVSPQQWLTEGDSVTLMCEVINSSTGWTFSWFTVQSLNSGNISYDYEMVSNSSGGSKGIYTVSSVTVKHTGVYMCRAERGDPVYHTDSNTQTLWITGVSPSVSLIIRPNRSQHFSSESLSLSCEDHSNSTGWTVRRYTEDELKPCSSSDTRSTGTTSTCTISSLITSDTGVYWCQSESGEKLHPVNISVHYVDVILDSPVHPVTEGDPLTLRCLYRDKKPSNLRAEFYKDGSVQNQTTGDMMIIPTVSKSHEGFYYCKHTERGESPKSWISVRASSLKKPPSPGLIVGLCLGLSVMFLIFFLVLLWCYKNKILSPSAVSQQPNISQTSDQKQTEDGYTPLQSGDAHIYNSAEATDIKDTSAVTQAGPSDAMYSQVNVKKKKLKSKDNVSEAADLTYADIELKPKKEKKKEKKGNNSEAGDIVYSKLKKEGGEDVASGSVDVTYTQIK; this is encoded by the exons ATGTATTCAGAAGAGAAACTGTCATTCTCACATGTGTCATCAATGAAGGAGGAGTCAGCAGCTGGCAGTACAGCTGGTATAAAGATGATTCAGACATCCAGCAAAATAATCTCCAGTTTTACTCAATCAGATCTGTTACTGAGTCTGATGCAGGTAAATACACCTGTAGAGGAACAGAGACCAGAGAATCACGATACTCACacatcagtaatgca AAACATCAGTGTAGTAGGACTGAAGTGTGAGATAGACAATCAGTACAGAAACTGCAGATATCTGTGGTATAAAGACACAACTGAAGTGTTTAACTCTGAGTATTACACTATAAACAGAGACTCTGTGTTTTATTCTCTTGCAGGATCAAAACCAAAACCTAAACTCACATCAGATACTGAAGGATCTGTACTGACAGATAACACAGTGACTCTGAAGTGTCACATTGATCAGTCTACTGGATGGAAGTTTTACTGGTACAACAACACACAAAACTCTGAGAAGACAACAACAGAAACAAACTCTTACACAATCGACAGTGTTAAAGTTTCAGATGGAGGTCAGTACTGGTGTAGAGCTGGAAGAGGAAACCCAAACTATTACACAGACTACAGTGATGGACTGTGGATAAATGTTAAAG AGAATCTTAAACCTGTAGTAAGTGTTGATCCTGACACACAGCTGTTCAAAGGAGAAACTGTTACTCTGAGATGTGACATACAGAATACAGGAGACACTGAGTGGACATACAGCTGGACTGTAGAGAAGACAAATACCAATAATATAATCACACAATGCAACACACAAGAGTGTAAAATCAACAACATTCAACAGACTGACAGTGATAAATACACCTGTAGAGGAAAGATACGTGAACAATACACTGAGATGAGTGATGCTGTTACACTGACTGTATCATCAG ATAAACCACAGACAGTTTTAAGTGTTTCTCCACAGCAGTGGTTGACTGAAGGAGATTCAGTGACTCTGATGTGTGAGGTTATAAATTCATCTACAGGCTGGACATTCAGCTGGTTCACTGTACAGAGTCTTAACTCAGGTAATATCTCAT ATGATTATGAGATGGTGTCAAACAGCAGTGGAGGATCTAAAGGCATCTACACAGTGAGTTCAGTGACTGTGAAGCACACAGGAGTTTATATGTGCAGAGCAGAGAGAGGAGATCCAGTCTATCACACAGACagtaacacacaaacactgtgGATCACTG GTGTTTCTCCTTCAGTCTCTCTGATCATCAGACCCAACAGATCTCAACACTTCTCATCtgaatctctctctctgagcTGTGAGGATCACAGTAACTCTACTGGATGGACAGTGAGAAGATACACAGAAGATGAACTGAAACCTTGTTCATCATCAGACACTAGATCTACAGGAACAACATCTACATGTACAATCAGTTCTCTCATCACATCTGATACTGGAGTGTACTGGTGTCAGTCTGAATCTGGAGAGAAACTTCATCCTGTTAATATCTCAGTACACT ATGTTGATGTGATTCTGGACAGTCCTGTTCATCCTGTGACTGAAGGAGATCCTTTGACTCTACGCTGTTTATATCGAGATAAAAAACCCTCTAATCTGAGAGCTGAATTTTATAAAGATGGATCAGTGCAGAATCAGACTACAGGAGACATGATGATCATCCCTACAGTCTCAAAGTCACATGAGGGTTTCTACTACTGTAAACACACAGAGAGAGGAGAGTCTCCAAAGAGCTGGATCTCAGTCAGAG CCTCAAGCCTCAAGAAGCCTCCATCTCCTGGTCTTATTGTTGGTCTGTGTCTTGGACTGAGCGTCATGTTTTTGATCTTTTTCTTGGTCCTGCTGTGGTgctacaaaaacaaaatactctCTCCCTCAGCTGTCAGTCAACAGCCGAACATCAGTCAGACATCAGATCAGAAACAGACTGAAGACGGTTACACTCCACTGCAGTCTG GAGATGCTCATATTTATAACTCAGCTGAGGCAACAGATATTAAAGACACAAGCGCAG TGACTCAGGCCGGCCCCAGTGATGCCATGTATTCACAGGTTAACGTCAAGAAAAAGAAACTCAAGAGCAAAG ACAATGTAAGTGAAGCAGCTGATCTCACCTATGCTGATATTGAACTGAAACCtaagaaagaaaagaagaaagagAAGAAAG GGAATAACAGTGAAGCTGGTGACATTGTGTACTCTAAACTGAAGAAAGAAGGAGGTGAAG ATGTTGCTTCTGGATCTGTTGATGTGACTTATACTCAGATTAAGTAA